The stretch of DNA GGAATTGGGatttaatttattagttttgaGCTTTTTTCACTCTATCTTTTGTaatctataaatttttataGGGATATTCCTTTCATTATTTTTacgtaattttattatttagctCTAACTAGGAAGACACTGTATGAACAGGactacatataaatgtaatgaTGAATGTTGCCGCTGTCTTGTTGTGTCATGTGATGATCAGTCAAGTTTGGATTTtactttatgattttttttatataattctaCAATACAAGTGAATATATTCAGTGTCTGATTTTTTATTTGTCTCCAGGCTTTCTTTGCTGCCAATGCAGCAGCTCAAGCTTCAAGAAAATCTTCCCCTAGGGTAACAAATGAGCATGTTCAAAAATCAGTAAGTCTTTGTGAAATGTGAATAGATGTCCACTTCAACATCTCGTGTTCTATAATTTTGATGTGATCATCTTTTCCTTACTCTGGACTGCAATTCTTTGCTTTTAAAGGCTGCTGCTTTGAAGGGCTCTGACCACCGTCGAGCAACAAATGTGAGTGTCAGGCTGGATGCCCAGCAGAAAAAGTTGAGCCTTCCTGTTCTTCCAACTACCACAATTGGATCCTTCCCTCAGACCATGGATCTCAGAAGAGTCCGTCGTGAATACAAGGCTAAAAAGTGAGCTCCGGGCTAGCTGAATATTGCTATAATTGTcctaaaaaatttctaaatgaTTTTGTTTGAACTAATTGAACTGTTATTGGTGTATACATTAGAATCTCCGAAGAAAATTATGTCAGTGCGATCAAGGAGGAGATTAACAAAGTTGTCAAGCTCCAAGAAGAGCTTGACATTGATGTATTGGTCCATGGGGAGCCAGAGGTGATAATTAACCAAATAAAACACTCATTTCTGTATAATTTTCACATTTATATCTTTTTATGAAGATCTTATTAAACTGCTGCTTTGTCAATCAGAGGAATGATATGGTTGAGTACTTTGGAGAGCAATTATCTGGCTTTGCCTTCACTGTGAATGGGTGGGTTCAGTCTTATGGATCTCGCTGTGTCAAGCCACCTATCATCTATGGTGATGTTAGTCGCCCTAAGGCCATGACAGTCTTTTGGTCCTCATTAGCTCAGAGTTTGACTAAGCGCCCAATGAAAGGAATGCTCACTGGTCCTGTAACTATTTTGAATTGGTCTTTCGTTAGAAATGATCAACCAAGGTAAGATACaagtataaattaattttctggatatttatcttttctttttactttttcCCTTATTAATGTCTTTTTGCTTTCAGGTCTGAGACCTGCTATCAAATTGCTTTGGCGATTAAGGATGAAGTTGAGGATCTTGAAAAGGCTGGAATTACTGTTATCCAGATTGATGAGGCTGCTTTAAGAGAAGGTTTGCCTCTTAGGAAGTCCGAGCAGGCTTTCTATCTTGATTGGGCCGTTCACTCCTTCAGAATCACCAACTGTGGTGTCCAAGATACTACTCAGGTTCAGCCATACTGATCTATTTTACATGAAGTTCTGTGATTTGTATCCTAAGATAAAAGTTACTTCTAGTTTTACCTACTTTTGAAAATATAGGGAGATTTTGAGAAAATTCAATCAATGTTTCAAATGTGAAGAGTCGCGTCTGGTTGTCTAAATTATTTTGTTGAACAGATTCACACCCACATGTGCTACTCAAATTTCAATGACATCATCCACTCGATAATCAACATGGATGCTGATGTGATTACCATCGAGAACTCAAGATCTGATGAGAAGCTTCTGTCTGTGTTTCGCGAGGGAGTGAAGTATGGCGCTGGCATTGGCCCTGGTGTGTATGACATCCACTCACCAAGGATCCCATCTGCAGAAGAAATCGCTGACCGGATCAATAAGATGCTTGCTGTCTTGGAGACTAACATTCTGTGGGTCAACCCTGATTGCGGACTCAAGACTCGCAAATATACTGAAGTGAAGCCTGCCCTTAGCAACATGGTTGCTGCTGCCAAGCTTCTCCGCTCCCAGCTGGCCAGTGCTAAGTGAGCTCGTTTTCTGCCATTGTCTGGTAATGATAAGTATCTGTTTTTCTACTCATGCTCGAATAATCCATCAACCATTTTAAATTTGGTTGATGTTTTTCTCTTGCAGTAAATCTAGAAGTTTTTGAAATGCTCAATGGAGAGTCTTGATGTTGCATTTTATCATATATCCTCTTGTGTCTGTTTTTTCCTTACATGTTTCTACATGGAAGAATTGATTGGAAAGAAGTGaagaataaaaagaatattaatactCAATTCAAAGTTTTCAAACTATGAATTCATCATCCAACATattgaaaaatgaaaactaaattaattaaacactAGTACAAAAAACTAACAAGTTCTCCCAACAACAAAGAAGAACCTCATTTTGTAAGAATCTTAAAATTGATCAACACAAGACCGTGGACGAGTCGAATTGTTGGTATTTATATTGAATCTTTGAAACAATTTCATTACGAACAATTTGGCTCTTCATACTACTTGTTGTGATTAGAACAGAACAATCACACTAAACCAAAATACTTATTTAGCCTATTTTAATCAAAGATTATCAAAGTCTCTCAAAACTAAAAATTGTTATCCAATAAGCACATGAGTGACATATGGACAAGTGACGAGAAACTATAAAGAATAATAGTGTTTTTTTAGCTGGTTGCTATTGATCCAACTCCAAGTTATCCTACAAATCTATCTTATGATCTATTATATTGTAACTTGTCTAGACTAGATTATCTatttcaatatatacatatattctaaattatttatttttgatttttatataCAGAAAAATCTATAAGCTATATAAAAGTTGGCAATactaaattacaaaaatgtctttaattttttttttaattaccatAAAATCTTTTTATCATTTAATCATAAAAGCACTCACATTCATTTCTTCAAATAATTAATCAAGtgatttcaaaaagaaaaaatactaataataattattcaaatataatttttgtatattaaataaaaatgatttTGTGAACATATATTAGATTGGCCAATTTATTGTAGAATTATTATAAAgtaggatatatatatatatatatgttataaatagtattaattatcTGGATgtctaaatcttttatttattaccattaatgtaatcaacattccctttttcttagtttcttaatatttgactcttgtatgtgtataaataggagatcacctaATGGAATTAAACACTCAGAAAATTAacatctcttctctattttctttgtctaaattataatattacataatactaatattttataatacgttatcagcacgagacCAAGGTATGACAATGTTTTTGTTATGTGATCTCGAATTGCTTCAAAGtcatgatacactaaatatatatatttatatatatatactcatctgactgaaacacatTCGAGTTAgccatttttttaatgaattaatatttatacaatatatgtttatgcttatatatatctatatagatgcttatatattatatatgtgtgttgatttgtttatcatattatattgtttaatcttattattttattctatatTGTACTGGGCACGTGCCTGTCGTACGGCAAAACACCTTGCTGATCTTTATCAAGCATCTGTGAAAGGAAATgagaaaatagaagcaaattttGCCTATCAAGATGATGGTTTTCTCAAAGAGCCTTTGGATATTACACACTTAGATGTTGcagatttttttaatgaagatctcattaataacaatatgaatatcgataatggagatgggaatgtccacaattagtcacttttctttgttatgttttttttattattatcatttatttactttaaggtgtttattttatttggcatgtaatgaacttttattatttaagcatttatactttgaacttattatgttttttttttgttaatgaagTAATGGACATTTGTCATTCTATACATGATTCTACAAATAATAGTGATGATATGTGTTTGGTGGATATCACAACCACTCATACAATACTTAGaagtgataaatatttttcaaatttatcaagaatgaaggcaaatgttaatacaatatcaggcactgcaaatttaattgaaggctccggaagagccattatattgatgcctagaggaacaaaaattattatagatgatgccttattatccaccaaatcaaaaaggaatctgttgagtttcaaagatatatgtcgtaatggatatcatattgagacaatagatgaaaataattttgaatatctttgcattacatctattgtttcaagaaaaaaatgcatattagaaaaattacctggtttgtcttcaggtttgtacgttacacgtataagtacaatagaaactcatgttattgtgaacgagaagttcacaaaccagaaaaatttatttgttatttggcatgaccggttaggccatcccggttcaattatgatgcgtagaataatagagaactcacacggtcatccattgaagaaccaaaagattcttttatccagtgagttctcatgtgctgcttgttctcaaggaaagttaatcattaagccttcaccggtaaaggttggaattgaatcccctgaatttcttgaacgaattcagggcgacatatgtgggcctatttgtccaccatgtggaccattcagatattttatggtattgaTAGATCCATCAACTAGATGGTCACATGTTTGCTTATTATCTACTCGTAATGTAGCATTTGCAAGATTGCTTGCTCAAATAATCCGATTACGAGCACAATTCCCAGACTATGCAATCAAGACAATCCGCCTTGATAATTCTGGTGAATTTACATCACAGGCTTTTAATGACTATTGTATGTCAACAGGGATAAATGTTGAACATCCTGTTGCTCATGTACATACACAAAATGGTCTAGCAGAATCATTTATTAAGCACCTCCAATTAATCGCAAGACCATTACTTAtgagaacaaaactcccaatTATAGCTTGGGGACATGCTATTTTACATGCTGCGGCACTTGTCCGCATTAggccaacatcatatcacaaattCTCCCCACTACAATTGGCTTTTGGTCAGGAGCCAAATATTTCCCATCTAAGAATCTTTGGTTGTACAGTATATGTTCTGATTGCTCCACCACAACGTACAAAGATGGGTCCTCAAAGGAGGCTGGGAATATATGTTGGGTATGAATCTCCATCTATCATTAAATATCTCGAACCCACAACTGGAGATGTATTTACAACACATTTTGCTGATTGTCATTTTGATGAGACAAGTTTCCCAGCTTTAGGGGGAGGGGAAAAGAAACAGgtggaaaaagaaattatatggaatgcacaatcattatctcaatttgatcctcgtacaaattaatgtgaacttgaagttcaaagaataattcatttgcaaaatattacaaatcaattaccaaatgcattcactgacccaaagaaaattacaaaatcacatattccagCTGAAAATGCTTCAATTCGAATTGAAGTCCCAGAAGGAgaattaattaatgattctaAAGCACGTTTGAAACGTGGTAGACCAGTCGGTTCCAAAGATAAAAATCCTTGAAAAAGAAAGGGAGCAAATAATCAAGATGGCCCTAATGAAGAGACTGAAAATTTCGAGGAAGATGTTGACATAAGCAAATCTCTTGAAGAGATTCAGGTACCTGAAAATATTagcaataatgagatctcaataaattatgtcaatacGGGAAAAGAATGGAACCGACTCGAAGTAATTGTCGACAATATTTTTGCTTACAATGTAGCACTagaaattataaatgaaaacgaggatcttgaacctaaatctatcaaagaatgtcaaaatagaaaagattggCCAAAATGGAAAGAAGCAATTCAAGCAAAATTGAATTCACTTGCTAAAC from Cannabis sativa cultivar Pink pepper isolate KNU-18-1 chromosome 2, ASM2916894v1, whole genome shotgun sequence encodes:
- the LOC133034705 gene encoding 5-methyltetrahydropteroyltriglutamate--homocysteine methyltransferase 1-like, with amino-acid sequence MLSYSPLLISLHNRLRDTKKPLFPSPPRNPLTGGGAVASSSKIMYLGLDTVPVLVGPVSYLLLSKPAKGVEKSFSLLSLIGNILSVYKEVVAELKAAGATWIQFDEPTLVKDLDSHQLQAFTHAYSELESSLSGLNVIIESYFADVPAEAYKTLTSLKGVAGYGFDLVCGTKILDLIKSGFPSGKYLFAGVVDGRNIWANDLASSISTLEALEGIVGKDKVVVSTSCSLLHTAVDLVNETKLDAEIKSWLAFAAQKVVEVNALAKALSGHKNEAFFAANAAAQASRKSSPRVTNEHVQKSAAALKGSDHRRATNVSVRLDAQQKKLSLPVLPTTTIGSFPQTMDLRRVRREYKAKKISEENYVSAIKEEINKVVKLQEELDIDVLVHGEPERNDMVEYFGEQLSGFAFTVNGWVQSYGSRCVKPPIIYGDVSRPKAMTVFWSSLAQSLTKRPMKGMLTGPVTILNWSFVRNDQPRSETCYQIALAIKDEVEDLEKAGITVIQIDEAALREGLPLRKSEQAFYLDWAVHSFRITNCGVQDTTQIHTHMCYSNFNDIIHSIINMDADVITIENSRSDEKLLSVFREGVKYGAGIGPGVYDIHSPRIPSAEEIADRINKMLAVLETNILWVNPDCGLKTRKYTEVKPALSNMVAAAKLLRSQLASAK